One Orrella dioscoreae genomic window carries:
- a CDS encoding Bug family tripartite tricarboxylate transporter substrate binding protein produces MTLDRRQFLASSAALALSGLSLPLHAQNWPTRPIRLVVPYPPGGSSDIIARLISEPLAAELKQTVVVENKPGANGNLGAGLVVQSASEGHSLLLCDVGALAISPSVYTKLTFDPSKDLRGVSMLAYSPHVLAVHPDFPAKTLAEIVELSKTRRVNFAVTAIGSAPHLAAVAVEQATGAKWEYVPYKGGSQALTDTVGGQTDLIMNGLLATLPHIKSGKLRAIAISKAERMELVPEIPTISEQGVKGFESGTWQGIMAPSNMSDATAKLVSEKLGEIINRPDIKRKLGEQGAEVVVRPTKELDAFFVKERDRWATIVKSADIRLD; encoded by the coding sequence ATGACCCTGGATCGTCGCCAATTCCTGGCCAGTTCGGCCGCGCTGGCCCTGAGCGGCCTGAGTCTTCCGCTGCATGCCCAGAACTGGCCGACCCGGCCCATCCGCCTGGTCGTGCCCTATCCGCCGGGCGGGTCGTCTGACATCATTGCCCGCCTCATCAGCGAGCCGCTGGCGGCCGAACTGAAGCAGACCGTGGTGGTCGAGAACAAGCCCGGCGCCAATGGCAACCTGGGCGCGGGCCTGGTGGTGCAGTCCGCCAGCGAAGGCCACAGCCTGCTGCTGTGCGATGTCGGCGCGCTGGCCATCAGTCCCTCCGTCTATACCAAGCTCACCTTCGATCCTTCCAAGGACCTGCGCGGCGTCAGCATGCTGGCCTATTCGCCGCACGTGCTGGCGGTGCATCCCGACTTCCCGGCCAAGACCCTGGCCGAGATCGTCGAGCTGTCGAAGACCCGCCGCGTGAACTTTGCCGTGACCGCCATCGGCAGCGCGCCCCACCTGGCCGCCGTCGCCGTCGAGCAGGCCACCGGCGCCAAGTGGGAATACGTGCCCTACAAGGGCGGTTCGCAAGCCCTGACCGATACGGTGGGCGGCCAGACCGACCTCATCATGAACGGCCTGCTGGCCACGCTGCCGCACATCAAGAGCGGCAAGCTGCGCGCCATCGCCATTTCCAAGGCCGAGCGCATGGAACTCGTGCCCGAGATTCCCACGATCTCGGAGCAGGGCGTGAAGGGCTTCGAGTCGGGTACCTGGCAGGGCATCATGGCGCCGTCGAACATGAGCGACGCCACTGCCAAGCTGGTGTCCGAGAAGCTGGGCGAGATCATCAATCGCCCCGACATCAAGCGCAAGCTGGGCGAGCAGGGCGCCGAAGTCGTGGTGCGCCCGACCAAGGAGCTGGACGCCTTCTTCGTGAAGGAACGCGACCGCTGGGCCACCATCGTCAAGAGCGCCGACATCCGCCTGGATTGA
- the aceA gene encoding isocitrate lyase yields MSNRESDIRALQQSWAENPRWQGIKRDYAAAEVVRLRGSLQPEHTLARRGAERLWASLHSEPFVNSLGALTGNQAMQQVKAGLKAIYLSGWQVAGDANLAGEMYPDQSLYPANSVPQVVRRINNALQRCDQIQWMDGKNPGDPDYIDYFAPIVADAEAGFGGVLNAYELMKAMIDAGAAGVHFEDQLASVKKCGHMGGKVLVPTREAVSKLAAARLAADVSGVPTVLLARTDADAADLVTSDVDDNDQPFLTGERTAEGFFRTRAGIEQAISRGLAYAPYADLIWCETSTPNLEYARKFADAIHRQFPGKLLAYNCSPSFNWKKNLDDDVIAKFQRELGAMGYKFQFITLAGFHALNYGMFELAHGYARRQMSAFVELQQKEFAAVDKGFTAVKHQREVGTGYFDAVTQTIEGGKSSTTALTGSTEEAQFEHGEPRTPARLIA; encoded by the coding sequence ATGAGCAACCGTGAAAGCGACATCCGTGCCCTGCAGCAATCCTGGGCCGAGAATCCCCGCTGGCAAGGCATCAAGCGCGACTACGCCGCCGCCGAAGTGGTGCGCCTGCGCGGCTCCTTGCAGCCCGAGCACACGCTGGCCCGCCGTGGCGCCGAGCGCCTCTGGGCATCGCTGCACAGCGAGCCCTTCGTGAACTCCCTTGGGGCGCTGACCGGCAACCAGGCCATGCAGCAGGTCAAGGCGGGCCTGAAGGCCATCTACCTGTCGGGCTGGCAGGTGGCCGGCGACGCCAACCTGGCCGGCGAGATGTATCCCGACCAGTCGCTGTATCCCGCCAATTCCGTGCCGCAGGTCGTGCGCCGCATCAACAATGCGCTGCAACGCTGCGACCAGATCCAGTGGATGGATGGCAAGAACCCGGGCGACCCGGACTACATCGACTACTTCGCGCCCATCGTGGCCGACGCCGAGGCCGGCTTCGGCGGCGTGCTGAACGCCTATGAACTGATGAAGGCCATGATCGACGCGGGCGCCGCGGGCGTGCACTTCGAAGACCAGTTGGCCTCGGTGAAGAAGTGCGGCCACATGGGCGGCAAGGTGCTGGTGCCCACGCGTGAAGCCGTGTCGAAACTGGCCGCCGCACGCCTGGCCGCCGATGTGTCGGGCGTGCCCACCGTGTTGCTGGCTCGCACCGATGCCGACGCCGCCGACCTCGTGACCAGCGACGTGGACGACAACGACCAGCCCTTCCTGACCGGTGAGCGCACCGCCGAAGGCTTCTTCCGCACGCGTGCCGGCATCGAGCAGGCGATCTCGCGTGGCCTGGCCTACGCGCCGTATGCCGACCTGATCTGGTGCGAGACGTCCACGCCGAACCTGGAGTACGCCCGCAAGTTCGCCGACGCGATCCATCGCCAGTTCCCGGGCAAGCTGCTGGCCTACAACTGCTCGCCCTCGTTCAACTGGAAGAAGAACCTGGACGACGACGTGATCGCCAAGTTCCAGCGCGAGCTGGGCGCCATGGGCTACAAGTTCCAGTTCATCACGCTGGCGGGCTTCCACGCGCTGAACTACGGCATGTTCGAGCTGGCCCACGGCTATGCCCGCCGCCAGATGAGCGCCTTCGTCGAACTGCAGCAGAAGGAGTTCGCCGCGGTCGACAAGGGTTTCACCGCGGTGAAGCACCAGCGCGAGGTGGGCACGGGTTATTTCGATGCCGTGACGCAGACCATCGAGGGCGGCAAGTCCTCGACCACGGCGCTGACCGGCTCGACCGAGGAAGCCCAGTTCGAGCACGGTGAACCGCGCACGCCGGCGCGCCTGATCGCCTGA
- the queF gene encoding NADPH-dependent 7-cyano-7-deazaguanine reductase QueF (Catalyzes the NADPH-dependent reduction of 7-cyano-7-deazaguanine (preQ0) to 7-aminomethyl-7-deazaguanine (preQ1) in queuosine biosynthesis), whose protein sequence is MTLDLQHAPLGQTVGYPSQYDPALLFPIARAGARGELGLPADAPLPFAGVDLWNAYEVSWLNARGKPEVALARCVVPAESPNLIESKSFKLYLNSYNQTRMADADTVRARIAADLSAAAGAPVAVELILPAAYGELTLGEPEGECVDGLDVEIDQYAPSAELLAVDAARGVVRETLLSRLLKSNCPVTGQPDWATVQVSYEGPAIDRESLLRYVVGFRQHSGFHEQCVERMFLDILARCQPTSLSVYARYTRRGGLDINPWRGTADHLPPADLRTPQQ, encoded by the coding sequence ATGACGCTTGATTTGCAACACGCCCCGCTGGGCCAGACCGTGGGCTACCCCAGCCAATACGATCCCGCCCTGCTCTTCCCGATTGCCCGCGCGGGCGCACGAGGCGAACTGGGCCTGCCCGCCGACGCGCCGCTGCCGTTTGCCGGCGTGGACCTCTGGAATGCCTATGAAGTGTCCTGGCTGAATGCGCGCGGCAAGCCCGAGGTCGCCCTGGCCCGCTGCGTCGTGCCGGCCGAGAGCCCGAACCTGATCGAGTCCAAGTCGTTCAAGCTCTACCTGAACTCCTACAACCAGACCCGCATGGCGGACGCGGATACGGTGCGCGCGCGCATCGCCGCCGACCTGTCGGCTGCGGCTGGCGCCCCCGTCGCGGTCGAGTTGATCCTGCCGGCCGCCTATGGCGAACTGACGCTGGGCGAGCCCGAGGGCGAGTGCGTGGACGGCCTGGATGTCGAAATCGACCAGTACGCACCGTCAGCCGAGCTGCTGGCGGTGGACGCGGCGCGCGGCGTCGTGCGCGAGACCCTGCTGTCGCGCCTGCTGAAATCGAATTGTCCCGTCACCGGCCAGCCGGACTGGGCAACGGTGCAGGTGTCCTATGAAGGCCCGGCCATCGACCGGGAAAGCCTGCTGCGCTACGTCGTGGGCTTTCGCCAGCACAGCGGCTTCCACGAGCAGTGCGTGGAGCGCATGTTCCTGGACATCCTGGCGCGCTGCCAGCCCACGTCCTTGAGCGTGTATGCCCGCTACACGCGCCGCGGCGGCCTGGACATCAATCCCTGGCGCGGCACCGCCGACCACCTGCCGCCCGCGGACCTGCGCACGCCCCAGCAATGA
- a CDS encoding MFS transporter, whose product MTAAALDNTLTRRRDWLTILVVGIAHAGSHFFQLVIPSLYLPLGREFGLDFAQLGLLVSAFFVTSGLGQASSGFVVDRVGARPVLWFGLACFVLSGILLGTANGYTMLFVAAVIAGVGNAVFHPVDFSILNRRVSAPRLGHAFSAHGLTGSLGWALTPVFMITLTQLYGWRVAAFGASAVVGAVLVLTLVARKLLDGEIAEQDGAKAGAPVAPAVGPTTVAGTLAALLAKPALWGAFLFFAMSSIAFSAVQNYTIPLLGSLYALSAVAASSALSGYMVASATGILAGGFLVSTTPRTERIVAASLCLAGLMLVLLALGGVPAWLAAPAVALAGFFSGLAGPSRDMLIRRVTPRGSLGSVYGLVYSGMDVGAALGPLVFGLMLDAGWRHGPWLGAALAFAAAAGLAALIARAARSQEASSAASAAAPRPAA is encoded by the coding sequence ATGACCGCGGCCGCCCTGGACAACACGCTCACCCGCCGCCGCGACTGGCTGACCATCCTGGTCGTCGGCATCGCCCACGCGGGATCGCATTTCTTCCAGCTGGTCATCCCCTCGCTCTACCTGCCGCTGGGCAGGGAGTTCGGCCTGGATTTCGCCCAGCTGGGCCTGCTGGTGTCGGCCTTCTTCGTGACGTCCGGCCTGGGGCAGGCCTCTTCGGGCTTCGTGGTCGACCGCGTGGGCGCCCGTCCCGTGCTGTGGTTCGGCCTGGCCTGTTTCGTGCTCTCCGGCATCCTGCTCGGCACGGCCAATGGCTACACCATGCTGTTCGTGGCCGCCGTCATTGCCGGCGTGGGCAACGCCGTCTTCCATCCCGTCGATTTTTCCATCCTGAACCGCCGCGTCAGCGCGCCGCGCCTGGGCCATGCCTTCAGCGCCCATGGCCTGACCGGCAGCCTGGGCTGGGCGCTGACGCCCGTGTTCATGATCACGCTGACGCAACTGTATGGCTGGCGCGTGGCGGCGTTCGGCGCATCGGCGGTGGTGGGCGCCGTCCTGGTGCTGACCCTCGTCGCGCGCAAGCTGCTGGACGGCGAGATCGCCGAGCAGGACGGCGCCAAGGCGGGCGCGCCCGTGGCCCCGGCCGTGGGGCCGACGACGGTGGCGGGCACGCTCGCCGCCTTGCTGGCCAAGCCGGCCTTGTGGGGCGCCTTCCTGTTCTTCGCCATGAGCTCGATCGCCTTCTCGGCGGTGCAGAACTACACCATTCCCCTGCTGGGCAGCCTGTACGCGCTGTCGGCCGTTGCCGCCAGCTCTGCCTTGTCGGGCTATATGGTGGCGTCGGCCACGGGGATCCTGGCCGGTGGCTTTCTCGTGTCCACGACGCCGCGCACCGAGCGCATCGTGGCCGCGTCCCTGTGCCTGGCGGGCCTCATGCTGGTGCTGCTGGCGCTGGGCGGCGTGCCCGCCTGGCTGGCGGCGCCTGCCGTGGCCTTGGCGGGCTTCTTCTCGGGCCTGGCAGGCCCGTCGCGCGACATGCTGATCCGCCGCGTCACGCCGCGCGGTTCGCTGGGCTCGGTCTACGGCCTGGTGTATTCCGGCATGGATGTCGGCGCGGCCCTGGGCCCGCTGGTGTTCGGCCTGATGCTGGATGCCGGGTGGCGGCACGGCCCGTGGCTGGGCGCGGCGCTGGCCTTCGCGGCGGCGGCGGGCCTGGCGGCGCTGATTGCACGCGCGGCCCGTAGCCAGGAAGCCTCCTCGGCGGCAAGTGCCGCGGCGCCACGGCCAGCCGCTTAG
- the pgsA gene encoding CDP-diacylglycerol--glycerol-3-phosphate 3-phosphatidyltransferase has protein sequence MPLNIPIVLTWLRIALIPLVVGLFYLPDTWMAPATRDTLAAICFIGAALTDWFDGWLARRWNQTSAFGAFLDPVADKLMVCAALLVLLNLGRVDAFIALIIIGREITISALREWMAQIGASASVAVHRLGKFKTAAQMVAIPCLLYDRPILGVDAAWAGTLLIWVAGVLTVWSMLYYLQRAWPAIRDKSL, from the coding sequence ACCTGGCTGCGAATCGCCCTGATTCCGCTGGTGGTCGGGCTGTTTTATCTGCCTGACACGTGGATGGCGCCCGCCACCCGCGACACGCTGGCTGCCATCTGCTTCATCGGTGCCGCGTTGACCGACTGGTTCGATGGCTGGCTGGCCCGGCGCTGGAACCAGACCTCCGCCTTCGGCGCCTTCCTGGATCCCGTCGCCGACAAGCTCATGGTATGCGCCGCGCTGCTGGTGCTGCTGAACCTGGGCCGGGTGGACGCCTTCATCGCGCTCATCATCATCGGCCGCGAAATCACCATTTCCGCCTTGCGCGAGTGGATGGCGCAGATCGGCGCCAGCGCCAGCGTGGCCGTGCACCGCCTGGGCAAGTTCAAGACCGCCGCACAGATGGTCGCGATTCCCTGCCTGCTGTATGACCGACCGATCCTGGGCGTGGATGCGGCCTGGGCCGGCACCCTCCTGATCTGGGTGGCGGGCGTGCTGACGGTGTGGTCGATGCTGTACTACCTGCAACGCGCCTGGCCTGCCATCCGCGACAAGTCGCTCTGA